From Sporosarcina sp. 6E9, a single genomic window includes:
- a CDS encoding DEAD/DEAH box helicase encodes MTFKDYKLSTEIIRALDKLGYTTPTEVQGKVVPFALQSKDLVVKSQTGSGKTAAFGIPICEMVDWEENKPQALILTPTRELADQVKTDITNIGRFKRIRAAAVYGKHPFNYQKEELRQKCHVVVGTPGRVFDHIEKGTLVLDEVKCLVLDEADEMLNMGFIDQVESIINRVPKDRMTMFFSATLPENVEKLGRNYLKDPKHIEIKSTVTLADNIDHSLFIVDEQKKFDLLRDVTIVENPDSCILFCRTKDRVDELTTQLEKLHYTCDKLHGGMMQEDRFAVMDEFKRGEFRYLVATDVAARGIDIDSITHVINYDVPLENESYVHRVGRTGRAGKKGKAITFATPNEDRFLAEIENYIGFEIPRRKEPSRQSINDAMDAFTLKLESLPEIKRDKSELVNQDIMKLYFNGGKKKKLRAFDFVGTITSIPGITAEDIGIIKIQDTVTYIDILNGKGKLVLAEMKTKTVKGKILKVHKAKK; translated from the coding sequence ATGACATTTAAAGATTATAAATTAAGCACTGAGATTATTCGGGCGTTGGATAAGCTCGGGTATACAACACCTACAGAAGTACAGGGAAAAGTAGTGCCGTTCGCGCTTCAAAGCAAAGATTTAGTCGTCAAATCACAGACGGGAAGCGGAAAGACAGCAGCATTTGGAATTCCAATTTGTGAAATGGTCGATTGGGAAGAAAATAAACCACAAGCTTTGATTTTGACGCCAACGCGTGAACTTGCTGATCAAGTGAAAACAGACATTACGAATATTGGTCGTTTCAAAAGGATTCGTGCGGCGGCTGTGTACGGAAAACATCCATTTAATTATCAAAAAGAAGAGCTCAGACAGAAGTGTCATGTTGTCGTCGGAACGCCTGGTCGTGTATTTGACCATATTGAAAAAGGGACGCTTGTACTTGATGAAGTAAAGTGTTTAGTTCTCGATGAAGCAGATGAAATGTTGAATATGGGCTTTATCGATCAAGTTGAATCGATTATTAATAGAGTGCCGAAAGACAGAATGACGATGTTTTTTTCCGCGACACTTCCGGAAAATGTTGAAAAACTAGGTCGAAACTATTTAAAAGATCCAAAACATATCGAAATTAAGTCGACAGTCACATTGGCCGATAATATCGACCACTCATTATTTATTGTTGACGAACAAAAAAAGTTCGATTTATTGCGTGATGTAACAATCGTTGAGAATCCGGATAGCTGCATATTATTTTGTAGAACAAAAGACCGCGTAGATGAACTGACTACGCAACTCGAAAAACTGCATTACACATGCGATAAGCTTCACGGCGGCATGATGCAAGAAGACCGGTTTGCAGTTATGGATGAATTTAAGCGCGGGGAATTCCGCTATTTAGTTGCGACTGATGTAGCGGCACGAGGAATTGATATTGACAGCATTACGCACGTGATTAACTATGATGTCCCGCTTGAAAATGAAAGTTATGTACACAGAGTCGGCAGAACTGGACGTGCTGGTAAAAAAGGGAAGGCGATTACGTTCGCAACACCTAACGAGGATAGGTTCCTTGCAGAAATAGAAAACTATATTGGATTCGAAATTCCAAGAAGAAAGGAACCATCGCGACAATCCATTAATGATGCGATGGATGCATTTACCCTGAAATTGGAAAGCCTGCCTGAAATTAAAAGAGATAAAAGCGAGTTAGTGAACCAAGATATTATGAAGTTGTATTTCAACGGCGGAAAGAAGAAAAAGCTACGTGCTTTCGATTTTGTCGGTACAATTACAAGTATTCCAGGCATTACCGCTGAAGATATCGGCATCATTAAAATCCAAGACACCGTGACTTATATTGATATTTTAAATGGTAAAGGGAAGTTAGTGTTAGCTGAGATGAAGACGAAGACGGTTAAAGGGAAAATTTTAAAAGTTCATAAAGCGAAGAAATAA
- a CDS encoding tripartite tricarboxylate transporter permease, with the protein MSLLMTAILFAFIGAIVFSLIGLISGTDETAVMVPLTLLVVLLGTPPAAVFSFFMAAVLAKHLTHAVPTALMGIPGDTTAVPLIDHANTLRRMGMPHIALRKMLSGGIIGAFIALPTAVLLGQFLGQFADFFKSSSGIIFTIAAVLIAFFSQGRWVSVLMIIPFAFFIKSLDMISFSILDKHLVISFFLGIAIGPMFSDILTATSSSAKRAIEKSEPKKYQLAPETNMWKGFFPNPLKILSGEQKLFTAITAFISSLTFVFSPVGMTSLMGEIVGSRTKGAYKKSTTSLAVMNGVTESTYIAETIIPLIAFGIPLSPVALGPASPLFIAPPIFTIDPVNNLHTYLTSWEFFLYGAIGLIVAALIAYPFTMNYARKASVLVMKFISQEAIVAMFIALACLLAFHEGQVVGIVLTFTVAAVGGLLNRILGIGAGVQFMVFYASAWIMLKMFGI; encoded by the coding sequence ATGAGTTTACTTATGACCGCCATATTATTCGCCTTTATAGGCGCAATTGTTTTTTCCTTGATTGGTTTGATTTCTGGAACAGATGAAACAGCGGTAATGGTTCCCTTAACTTTATTGGTCGTCTTATTAGGTACTCCCCCAGCAGCGGTTTTTTCATTTTTTATGGCGGCAGTATTAGCAAAACACTTAACTCATGCTGTTCCTACCGCGTTGATGGGGATTCCCGGTGACACTACGGCAGTTCCTCTAATTGATCATGCAAACACTTTAAGAAGAATGGGCATGCCGCATATTGCATTAAGAAAGATGCTTTCCGGTGGAATTATAGGGGCTTTTATCGCACTGCCAACAGCAGTCTTATTAGGTCAATTTCTTGGCCAGTTTGCCGATTTCTTTAAATCTTCTTCAGGCATAATCTTTACAATCGCGGCCGTATTAATCGCTTTCTTTTCTCAAGGTAGATGGGTAAGTGTATTAATGATTATCCCTTTTGCTTTTTTCATTAAAAGTCTAGACATGATTAGCTTCAGCATATTAGACAAACATTTGGTCATTAGTTTCTTCTTAGGGATTGCGATTGGCCCGATGTTCTCTGATATACTCACTGCTACTTCTTCAAGCGCAAAACGGGCAATCGAAAAAAGCGAGCCGAAGAAATATCAATTGGCACCCGAAACAAACATGTGGAAAGGCTTTTTCCCCAATCCATTGAAAATATTATCAGGAGAACAAAAACTATTCACGGCTATTACGGCTTTCATTTCATCGCTCACGTTTGTTTTTAGTCCCGTTGGAATGACTTCTCTAATGGGAGAAATTGTCGGTTCCCGAACAAAAGGCGCATACAAAAAGTCAACGACTAGCTTAGCCGTTATGAATGGTGTTACGGAATCTACATATATTGCGGAAACAATTATTCCGTTAATCGCTTTTGGTATTCCGCTAAGTCCCGTTGCATTGGGTCCGGCTTCCCCGTTATTTATTGCGCCGCCCATTTTTACAATAGACCCCGTCAACAACTTGCATACTTATTTAACGTCATGGGAGTTTTTCCTATACGGTGCGATTGGTCTTATCGTAGCAGCATTGATTGCCTACCCGTTTACAATGAATTACGCACGAAAAGCTTCAGTCTTGGTCATGAAATTTATTAGCCAAGAAGCGATTGTCGCAATGTTCATAGCGCTAGCCTGTCTCTTGGCATTCCATGAAGGACAAGTCGTCGGTATCGTTTTAACATTTACAGTAGCGGCGGTTGGTGGCCTGTTAAATCGTATTTTAGGCATCGGTGCAGGCGTGCAATTTATGGTGTTTTATGCGTCGGCTTGGATTATGTTAAAGATGTTCGGAATCTAA
- a CDS encoding ABC transporter ATP-binding protein, protein MLEIQNLSKKFRKQVIIDNLSTNFSKTGITVIVGINGSGKTTLLNMVTNLLQPDSGQILLDELNPGSREYKSKFFYLPSDFYLPGYMTGKEYAHFVLSRYDTSNYDQLPILLNILDMTPSQNKTIESYSFGMKKKIQIAVAIAANTDYIIADEILGGLDFDTVILVQEIFAAISNKKKIIIVSHERNTIDRFPEDVRLMRKGTLTSFTGSPEELTKFIKQEGVLHDKLIEIQKHFMYS, encoded by the coding sequence ATGTTAGAGATTCAGAACTTATCAAAAAAGTTTAGAAAACAAGTTATCATCGATAATCTAAGTACAAACTTCTCTAAAACAGGAATCACTGTCATCGTCGGAATCAACGGGAGTGGTAAAACCACTTTGTTGAATATGGTTACTAACCTGCTTCAGCCGGATTCGGGTCAGATTTTACTGGACGAGTTAAATCCAGGTAGTCGTGAATATAAATCGAAGTTTTTTTATCTCCCCTCTGATTTTTATTTGCCAGGTTACATGACTGGTAAAGAATATGCCCATTTTGTTTTAAGTCGATATGATACAAGCAATTATGATCAATTACCAATTCTATTAAATATTTTAGATATGACGCCAAGCCAAAACAAGACGATTGAGTCCTATTCTTTTGGGATGAAAAAGAAAATCCAAATTGCAGTTGCGATTGCTGCCAATACTGATTATATCATTGCAGATGAAATCTTGGGAGGACTCGACTTTGATACCGTGATTCTCGTCCAAGAAATTTTCGCTGCAATCAGCAATAAGAAAAAAATTATCATCGTTTCTCATGAACGCAACACCATTGATCGGTTTCCCGAGGATGTGCGCCTCATGCGCAAAGGTACACTGACTTCCTTTACAGGGTCTCCAGAAGAGCTAACAAAATTTATTAAGCAGGAGGGCGTCTTACATGACAAACTCATTGAAATTCAAAAACATTTTATGTATTCTTAA
- a CDS encoding type 1 glutamine amidotransferase domain-containing protein: MRLKDKKVIALVEDEFEDLELWYPIYRLREEGAIVHLVGLEKGKTYIGKYGVPAVSDYQFSDIRAEDYDAILVPGGWAPDKLRRYEEVLNFIRVMNDAKKPIGQICHAGWVLISADILKGVNVTSTPGIKHDMMNAGGNWTDEAVVVDGHIVSSQRPPDLPPYVKAFADVLAAK, encoded by the coding sequence ATGAGACTAAAAGATAAGAAGGTTATTGCCCTTGTCGAAGATGAATTTGAAGATTTAGAACTTTGGTATCCGATTTATCGTCTTCGTGAAGAAGGTGCGATTGTTCACTTAGTTGGATTAGAAAAAGGAAAAACGTATATTGGAAAGTACGGTGTTCCAGCAGTATCCGACTATCAGTTTTCCGATATTCGTGCAGAAGATTATGATGCGATTCTTGTGCCTGGAGGATGGGCGCCTGATAAATTAAGAAGATATGAAGAAGTGCTGAACTTCATCCGTGTTATGAATGATGCTAAAAAACCGATCGGTCAAATTTGTCATGCCGGATGGGTACTCATTTCAGCTGACATTTTGAAAGGTGTAAATGTAACAAGTACGCCAGGAATAAAACACGACATGATGAACGCTGGTGGAAACTGGACGGATGAAGCTGTCGTTGTTGACGGTCATATTGTTTCTAGTCAACGTCCACCTGATTTACCGCCATATGTTAAAGCATTTGCAGATGTACTTGCTGCGAAATAG
- a CDS encoding metalloprotease family protein, with protein MTTETVLVLFNYVFIVISIVVLHEAIHWAFALLFRRDPTLKFEHFFTPVITYKNNQSDTQNLIISASAPLILFTVGLLIESDSGMLVMIKLMCLANFFNLLPVTADGQMILLSLLNMLKKKQT; from the coding sequence ATGACAACTGAAACAGTTCTCGTTCTTTTTAACTACGTCTTTATCGTCATTAGCATTGTTGTTCTTCATGAAGCAATTCATTGGGCGTTCGCTCTATTATTTCGGAGAGACCCCACTCTCAAATTCGAACATTTTTTTACGCCAGTGATCACCTACAAAAACAATCAATCGGATACTCAAAACTTGATCATTTCAGCTTCGGCTCCCTTAATTCTTTTCACTGTAGGTCTTTTGATTGAAAGTGATAGCGGGATGCTCGTGATGATCAAATTAATGTGCTTGGCTAACTTTTTTAATTTACTTCCCGTAACAGCGGATGGCCAAATGATATTGTTATCGCTACTTAACATGCTTAAGAAAAAGCAAACATGA
- a CDS encoding alpha/beta fold hydrolase — translation MILHTTMVGEGKPILFLHTGLQTGMLDFVYQRNYFKEHNYQVILPDLRGHGMSKVDEINILTYIEDSAEDLYETLDHLAIEHVHIVGASLGALVGLVFSKQYPERVASLTLSGIIPEKPYNWIELQAQDLKMQASVLKNEGGGNPSVLSSYIT, via the coding sequence ATGATATTACATACTACGATGGTAGGAGAAGGAAAGCCCATCCTATTTCTTCATACTGGATTACAAACCGGCATGCTAGATTTTGTTTATCAACGAAATTATTTTAAAGAACACAACTATCAAGTCATACTGCCTGATTTGAGAGGCCACGGTATGTCTAAAGTGGATGAAATTAATATCTTAACTTACATTGAGGATTCCGCAGAAGATCTATATGAAACGCTAGATCATCTAGCAATCGAACATGTACATATTGTAGGTGCGTCACTAGGTGCATTAGTCGGTTTGGTATTTTCCAAACAATATCCTGAACGAGTAGCTAGTTTGACACTATCTGGTATCATTCCTGAAAAGCCATATAATTGGATAGAATTGCAAGCTCAAGACCTGAAAATGCAAGCGTCAGTCTTGAAAAATGAAGGAGGGGGAAATCCTTCTGTTTTATCCAGTTATATAACTTAG
- a CDS encoding YolD-like family protein: protein MYKNIRDRGTKKWTAMMLPEHVEALREWMAEDDYVEKPEFDDWELLLIQEEIERSIQSGSPVNIKTWKDGKVITFEGVISRIDYRLSQILFTTSFEKIRISVSDVIRVQVLD, encoded by the coding sequence ATGTACAAAAACATTCGTGACCGCGGAACGAAGAAGTGGACCGCAATGATGTTACCCGAGCATGTGGAAGCGTTAAGGGAGTGGATGGCCGAGGATGACTACGTTGAAAAGCCGGAATTTGATGATTGGGAATTGCTTTTAATTCAAGAAGAAATTGAACGTAGCATTCAAAGTGGCAGTCCGGTAAACATCAAAACCTGGAAGGATGGGAAGGTCATCACTTTTGAAGGGGTTATTAGTAGAATCGATTATCGCTTAAGCCAGATATTGTTTACGACCTCATTTGAAAAAATTCGAATATCGGTGTCGGATGTGATAAGAGTTCAGGTTTTGGATTGA
- a CDS encoding transcriptional regulator, which produces MKLVNSMKYREPLDMIYIANNGVISKRRVKVIQIEEGTFRAYCHLRKSTRIFKIDNVLALVPVIQTESMVI; this is translated from the coding sequence ATGAAGCTGGTGAATTCGATGAAGTATAGGGAGCCACTGGACATGATTTATATTGCAAATAACGGAGTAATTAGTAAGCGAAGAGTCAAGGTTATTCAAATTGAAGAGGGGACTTTCCGAGCCTATTGCCATTTGCGTAAATCCACCAGAATTTTCAAAATCGACAATGTGCTTGCGCTAGTTCCTGTGATCCAAACTGAAAGCATGGTGATTTAA
- the fdhD gene encoding formate dehydrogenase accessory sulfurtransferase FdhD — protein MKKIQKRNIIRFSLGSFHQKEDNVAIEHPVTIKINDKEFMTIVCTPEYIEDMVIGFLASERVIGKYSEIKEIWVQEELGYVHIKTNKLYPFYENLQSKRYITSCCGMSRQGFVFANDALTAKKMTETRVTLTANECFSLMAEMENSAKLFQDTGGVHNAALCDRNGIVLSRMDIGRHNALDKIYGHCLKNNIPVGDKVIVFSGRISSEILLKVAKIGCEVVLSKSAPTELALQLAEDLGITTVGFIRDGSFNLYTHPERIIFK, from the coding sequence GTGAAGAAAATTCAAAAACGAAATATTATACGTTTTTCACTAGGGAGTTTTCATCAAAAAGAAGACAATGTCGCTATCGAGCACCCCGTGACGATTAAAATTAACGATAAAGAATTTATGACAATCGTTTGCACGCCTGAATATATCGAAGACATGGTAATCGGCTTCTTGGCATCTGAAAGAGTAATCGGTAAATATAGTGAAATTAAAGAGATTTGGGTGCAAGAAGAGTTGGGATATGTGCACATAAAAACAAATAAGCTTTATCCTTTTTATGAAAACTTGCAAAGTAAACGCTACATCACCTCATGTTGCGGGATGAGCCGACAAGGATTTGTTTTCGCAAATGATGCACTCACGGCTAAAAAAATGACCGAGACTCGCGTCACTTTGACAGCCAATGAATGCTTTTCATTAATGGCAGAAATGGAGAATTCGGCAAAACTGTTTCAAGATACGGGTGGGGTTCATAACGCTGCATTATGTGATCGGAACGGCATTGTCTTATCAAGAATGGATATCGGGCGCCATAACGCTTTAGATAAAATTTATGGGCACTGTTTGAAGAATAACATTCCAGTCGGCGATAAAGTGATTGTGTTTAGCGGCCGAATTTCCTCTGAAATCCTGCTGAAAGTCGCCAAAATCGGTTGCGAAGTCGTATTGTCGAAATCGGCCCCTACTGAACTCGCATTACAACTCGCCGAGGATTTAGGTATCACGACAGTAGGCTTTATCAGGGATGGCTCTTTCAATTTATATACACATCCAGAACGAATTATTTTTAAATAA
- the fdhF gene encoding formate dehydrogenase subunit alpha, translated as MTIKIDGENFNFQDGMTILQVINAFKIEHPQICYLPEVDPIETCDTCIVEVDGNLLRACSTKAVSGMNISLSSRAAKEAQTEAMDRILENHLLYCTVCDNNNGNCKIHNTVDMMEIEHQKYPYEPKCTEDSVDFTHPFYRYDPNQCIACGQCVEACQNLQVNETLTMDWERDRPIVLWDNGAKINDSSCVGCGHCVTVCPCNALMEKSMLGEAGFMTGMKEEVMSPLIDLVKNVEPGYSGIMAVSEAEAAMRETRTKKTKTVCTFCGVGCTFEVWTKDRKILKIQPVSEAPVNAISTCVKGKFGWDFVNSEERLTTPLIRQGESFVEATWQEALDLVALRLGEINKEHGKDGVGIISSSKITNEENYVVQKLARQVFETNNVDNCSRYCQSPATDGLFRTVGMGGDAGTIKDISEAGLVIIIGANPAEGHPVLATRVKRANKLHGQKLVVADLRKHEMAERSNIFISPKQGTDQVWLMAVTKYMIDQGWHDEEFIKENVHSFDEFKEVLKKYTLDYAEKVTGVSTTQLVETAEMIHQADGTCILWGMGVTQNTGGSDTSAAISNLLLATGNYRRPGAGAYPLRGHNNVQGACDMGSLPGWLPGYQHVTDEKARLKFEAAYGVKIDHKPGLDNIQMLQAVEEDMMKAMYIVGEDMALVDSNANYVHDMLSKLDFLVVQDIFFSRTAQYADVILPAVPSLEKDGTFTNTERRVQRLYKALPELGQGRADWWIIQEVANRLGADWSYSHPSEIFAEMASLSPLFSQADYSVMENWDSFLWGSLDGSSTPLLFEDGFNFPDRKARFALSDWVEPVEFPIEFDLHINNGRLLEHFHEGNLTNKSDGIQSKVPEVFVEVSPKLAKERGVQSGSIVRLVSPYGALRLPALVTDRVKENELFLPMNSVEKESAINFLTGPAVDERTNTPAFKQTMVRMEVIQRAGKSPLPKSNHRNKKRNPRPGIEVEKKWAKPGYIHLTTNNEE; from the coding sequence GTGACAATTAAAATTGATGGGGAGAATTTTAACTTTCAAGATGGAATGACAATACTTCAAGTAATCAATGCATTTAAAATTGAACACCCGCAAATTTGTTATTTGCCAGAAGTAGATCCGATTGAAACATGCGATACGTGCATAGTAGAAGTAGATGGCAATCTGTTACGCGCTTGTTCAACCAAAGCCGTTTCAGGAATGAATATCTCACTTTCATCCCGGGCGGCGAAGGAAGCGCAGACAGAAGCGATGGACCGGATTCTTGAAAATCATTTACTCTATTGTACAGTATGCGACAACAATAATGGTAACTGCAAAATACACAACACAGTTGACATGATGGAAATTGAACACCAAAAATACCCTTATGAGCCGAAGTGCACAGAGGACAGTGTCGACTTTACACATCCATTTTACCGTTACGATCCAAATCAGTGCATTGCATGTGGCCAATGTGTAGAGGCTTGCCAAAACTTGCAAGTGAACGAAACGTTGACGATGGATTGGGAAAGGGACCGCCCGATTGTTTTATGGGATAATGGCGCGAAGATCAATGATTCGTCCTGTGTGGGGTGCGGACATTGTGTAACAGTATGTCCGTGTAATGCGCTAATGGAGAAATCAATGCTCGGTGAAGCTGGATTCATGACCGGAATGAAAGAAGAAGTTATGTCGCCATTGATTGATCTAGTTAAAAATGTTGAGCCCGGATACAGTGGAATCATGGCGGTTTCCGAGGCAGAAGCAGCGATGCGTGAGACAAGAACCAAAAAGACTAAAACGGTTTGTACATTTTGTGGGGTGGGTTGTACTTTTGAAGTGTGGACGAAAGACCGCAAGATTTTGAAAATCCAACCCGTTTCGGAGGCACCTGTAAATGCAATTTCCACTTGCGTTAAGGGGAAGTTCGGTTGGGATTTTGTTAATAGCGAAGAACGGCTAACAACACCATTAATTCGTCAAGGTGAGTCATTTGTTGAAGCGACATGGCAGGAAGCACTTGACCTGGTTGCATTAAGACTTGGCGAAATTAATAAAGAGCATGGAAAAGATGGGGTTGGAATCATTTCTTCCTCGAAGATTACGAATGAAGAAAACTACGTCGTTCAAAAACTAGCACGTCAAGTATTCGAAACGAATAATGTGGATAATTGTTCGCGCTACTGCCAATCACCTGCGACAGACGGATTATTTCGTACGGTAGGAATGGGCGGGGATGCCGGCACGATTAAAGATATTTCCGAGGCAGGTCTTGTCATCATTATCGGTGCGAACCCGGCTGAAGGCCACCCTGTTTTAGCTACACGCGTGAAGCGAGCGAATAAATTACATGGCCAGAAATTGGTTGTCGCGGATTTACGGAAACATGAGATGGCCGAGCGTTCAAATATTTTTATCAGTCCGAAACAAGGAACAGACCAAGTGTGGCTCATGGCCGTGACAAAATATATGATTGATCAAGGCTGGCATGATGAAGAATTTATAAAGGAAAATGTTCATTCATTTGATGAATTTAAAGAAGTATTGAAGAAATATACACTAGATTACGCGGAAAAAGTTACTGGCGTCTCAACAACCCAGCTCGTCGAAACCGCAGAAATGATTCATCAAGCGGACGGCACATGTATTTTATGGGGAATGGGTGTGACTCAAAATACAGGCGGTTCGGATACATCCGCAGCTATTTCGAATTTGCTACTTGCTACTGGGAATTATCGTCGTCCTGGTGCGGGCGCTTATCCGCTACGGGGGCATAATAACGTGCAAGGTGCCTGTGATATGGGATCGCTTCCAGGATGGCTACCAGGTTATCAGCATGTAACGGATGAAAAAGCTCGCCTAAAGTTTGAAGCAGCTTATGGCGTCAAAATCGACCATAAACCTGGACTTGATAATATACAAATGCTTCAAGCGGTGGAGGAAGATATGATGAAAGCGATGTATATTGTCGGTGAAGATATGGCGCTCGTCGATTCGAATGCGAATTACGTGCATGATATGCTATCTAAATTGGATTTTTTAGTTGTTCAAGACATATTCTTTTCGAGAACAGCGCAATATGCAGATGTGATTTTACCGGCAGTTCCATCGCTTGAAAAAGACGGGACATTTACGAATACGGAAAGACGCGTACAGCGATTATACAAAGCACTTCCTGAATTGGGACAAGGAAGGGCAGATTGGTGGATTATTCAAGAAGTTGCCAATCGACTGGGTGCGGATTGGAGCTATAGCCACCCAAGTGAAATTTTTGCGGAGATGGCAAGTTTATCGCCACTCTTTAGTCAAGCGGATTATAGCGTGATGGAAAACTGGGATAGTTTTTTATGGGGAAGTTTAGATGGTTCGAGCACACCTTTACTTTTCGAGGATGGGTTTAATTTCCCTGACAGGAAAGCACGTTTTGCATTATCGGATTGGGTAGAGCCAGTGGAGTTTCCGATAGAATTTGACCTCCATATTAATAATGGGCGATTGCTTGAGCATTTTCATGAAGGAAATTTAACAAATAAATCGGACGGGATCCAATCTAAGGTGCCTGAAGTATTCGTGGAAGTCTCTCCCAAGCTGGCAAAAGAGCGCGGTGTGCAAAGCGGTTCCATTGTACGTCTAGTTTCACCGTATGGCGCATTAAGGCTGCCTGCACTGGTAACGGATCGGGTTAAAGAAAACGAACTTTTTTTACCGATGAATTCAGTAGAAAAAGAGTCGGCCATTAACTTTTTGACTGGCCCTGCAGTTGATGAACGCACAAATACACCTGCCTTTAAACAGACGATGGTACGGATGGAAGTGATTCAACGAGCTGGAAAATCTCCATTGCCAAAATCAAATCATCGAAATAAAAAACGCAATCCAAGGCCGGGGATTGAAGTGGAGAAAAAATGGGCGAAACCAGGATATATCCACTTAACGACAAATAATGAGGAGTGA
- a CDS encoding DUF1641 domain-containing protein: protein MAAPITSIKLKELIAEEIQSEKLLELQLLLTKQEQAINKLLEITGDLDDAGVLDAVKAMVKAKDEIAEIAVDQVSREPVTNLVNHVINASSMLTAISPDVTAKLAASVQSGLNEAELHDGNSETIGVFDLIKSLKDPDVNRAVKFGLHFLQGMGKGLDGE, encoded by the coding sequence ATGGCAGCACCAATTACTTCTATTAAACTGAAAGAATTAATAGCGGAAGAAATTCAAAGTGAGAAACTGTTAGAGCTGCAATTATTGCTGACCAAACAAGAACAAGCGATTAACAAACTTCTTGAAATAACTGGTGATTTGGATGACGCTGGCGTGTTGGATGCAGTGAAAGCGATGGTCAAAGCGAAAGATGAAATCGCTGAAATTGCAGTTGACCAAGTATCCCGTGAGCCAGTGACTAATTTGGTCAATCATGTAATAAATGCATCCAGCATGCTGACTGCGATAAGTCCGGATGTTACAGCAAAACTAGCTGCAAGTGTACAAAGTGGGCTGAATGAAGCGGAATTACATGATGGAAACAGTGAAACAATTGGTGTCTTTGATTTGATCAAGTCATTAAAAGATCCTGATGTCAACCGTGCTGTTAAATTCGGATTACATTTCTTGCAAGGGATGGGAAAGGGACTAGATGGGGAATAA